The following proteins are encoded in a genomic region of [Eubacterium] hominis:
- a CDS encoding nucleoside-diphosphate kinase has translation MKQKTFMMLKPDAFTNQYEEILKDLKAHGLKIEKQVKLEVDMDVMKTLLDHYKGVIDSMDKAFDFPGKLFNSFYYDGPHYIMPMMITYEGNQDIIEYTRALVGKTNPKDAGKDTIRGKYSHDDYEQATKQWRLVNNVIHASDSHESAERELAIWRKYFE, from the coding sequence ATGAAACAGAAAACTTTTATGATGTTGAAACCTGATGCATTTACAAACCAGTATGAGGAAATACTGAAGGATTTGAAAGCACATGGCCTTAAAATAGAAAAACAGGTGAAATTAGAAGTAGATATGGATGTTATGAAAACCTTATTGGATCATTATAAAGGTGTTATTGATTCCATGGATAAAGCGTTTGATTTCCCGGGAAAATTATTTAATTCCTTTTACTATGATGGACCTCATTACATTATGCCAATGATGATAACGTATGAAGGGAATCAGGATATTATTGAATATACACGGGCACTTGTTGGTAAGACAAATCCAAAGGATGCTGGGAAAGATACGATTCGTGGTAAATACAGCCATGATGATTATGAGCAGGCAACAAAACAATGGCGCTTAGTAAATAATGTCATTCACGCAAGTGATTCCCATGAGAGTGCAGAAAGAGAACTTGCGATTTGGCGTAAATATTTTGAATAA
- a CDS encoding PTS sugar transporter subunit IIB: MVNILLVCSAGMSTSMLVKKMQEAAAKDGIEANIWAVGDAESPTNAPKADVIMLGPQVRFLEKKMKDLVKDAKPVQVIDMASYGTMNGEKVLKQALSLIGK, from the coding sequence ATGGTTAATATACTGCTAGTTTGCTCTGCTGGTATGTCAACAAGTATGTTGGTAAAGAAAATGCAGGAGGCTGCTGCTAAAGACGGCATTGAAGCAAATATTTGGGCGGTCGGAGATGCAGAATCACCAACCAATGCACCTAAAGCAGACGTTATTATGCTTGGGCCTCAGGTTCGTTTCTTAGAAAAGAAGATGAAGGACTTAGTAAAAGACGCAAAACCTGTTCAGGTCATTGATATGGCATCTTATGGAACAATGAACGGTGAGAAAGTCTTAAAACAAGCATTGTCACTAATCGGCAAATAA
- a CDS encoding ABC transporter ATP-binding protein, translated as MNKHKLSKAKRDIKGLMPFIAPYKWQLFGVVLMIIVTTVSLGLAPGYEGKITTRLMQDVTTSLENKTSIQVHFDQVLRYMTILFGFYLAKTFSQAFGTIWLTNAIQHSMRDLRSAMMNKIRKLPVRYFDSHHYGDVLSRITNDIDAISNALQQSVLQVLSGILTILMALFMMFSTNVTMACIAFMIIPLTLLITQFVVRKSQKLFQAQQNALGDLNGAITEMYTGYNEILLYNKQEESIHKFKTINENLRKNASRAQFVSSAIGPLNSFVTYCTIGVVAVVGTIDIIHGRLQVGNLQAFVRYIWQVNDPLSQVSNLSSQIQSAFAALGRVMDVLNEPEEVAEKQPAETLENVKGNVSFSHVKFGYNDEILMKDLNLEVKSGQMVAIVGPTGAGKTTLINLLLRFYDVKGGSIKIDGVDIRDMKRGELRSMFGMVLQDTWLFNGSVYDNIRYGRLDARNDEIVEAAKMANVDHFIRTLPEGYHSFINEEANNISQGEKQLLTIARAILKNPSILILDEATSSVDTRLEKMLQDAMQKVMKGRTSFVIAHRLSTIRNADLILVIQNGDIVEQGTHESLMEQKGFYEKLYNSQFQEEEE; from the coding sequence ATGAATAAACATAAGTTATCAAAAGCAAAACGTGATATCAAAGGATTGATGCCGTTCATTGCACCATATAAATGGCAGCTGTTTGGTGTTGTCCTTATGATTATTGTAACAACCGTATCCTTGGGACTTGCGCCAGGATATGAAGGAAAGATCACAACACGGTTAATGCAAGATGTTACTACAAGTTTAGAAAATAAAACAAGCATTCAGGTACATTTTGATCAGGTGCTTCGTTATATGACAATTTTGTTTGGATTTTATTTAGCAAAAACATTCTCGCAGGCATTTGGTACAATCTGGCTGACCAATGCAATTCAGCATTCTATGCGGGATTTGAGAAGTGCCATGATGAATAAAATTAGAAAACTTCCTGTACGTTACTTTGATTCACATCACTATGGAGATGTATTAAGTCGAATCACCAATGATATTGATGCGATTTCAAATGCACTTCAACAAAGTGTTTTACAGGTGCTAAGTGGTATTTTAACCATTCTTATGGCATTGTTTATGATGTTTTCAACCAACGTGACCATGGCATGTATTGCTTTTATGATCATTCCATTGACTTTGCTCATTACGCAATTTGTGGTAAGAAAAAGCCAGAAACTGTTTCAGGCACAGCAAAATGCTTTGGGAGATTTAAATGGCGCTATTACGGAGATGTATACCGGGTATAATGAAATCCTGCTTTATAACAAACAGGAAGAAAGTATTCATAAATTCAAAACTATCAATGAAAATTTAAGAAAAAATGCTAGTCGTGCGCAGTTTGTATCCAGTGCTATTGGACCATTAAATTCTTTTGTGACCTATTGTACCATTGGTGTTGTTGCTGTTGTTGGTACCATTGATATCATTCATGGAAGACTTCAGGTTGGTAATTTACAGGCCTTTGTACGATATATCTGGCAGGTCAATGATCCATTATCCCAGGTTAGCAATCTATCCTCCCAGATACAAAGTGCCTTTGCGGCATTAGGACGTGTCATGGATGTGTTGAATGAACCAGAAGAAGTCGCAGAGAAACAGCCTGCGGAAACATTAGAAAATGTAAAAGGCAATGTTAGCTTTTCACATGTGAAATTTGGTTATAATGATGAAATATTAATGAAAGACTTAAACTTAGAAGTAAAGAGTGGTCAAATGGTTGCTATTGTTGGACCAACCGGTGCTGGCAAAACTACCTTAATTAACCTGTTACTACGTTTTTATGATGTCAAAGGCGGAAGCATCAAAATTGATGGTGTGGATATCCGGGATATGAAACGTGGCGAATTACGAAGTATGTTTGGTATGGTATTACAGGATACCTGGCTGTTTAATGGTAGTGTGTATGATAATATTCGGTATGGAAGATTAGACGCACGAAATGATGAAATTGTAGAAGCAGCAAAAATGGCAAATGTTGATCATTTTATCAGAACGTTACCTGAGGGATATCATTCCTTTATTAATGAAGAAGCAAATAACATCTCCCAGGGAGAGAAACAATTATTGACGATTGCCAGAGCAATTTTAAAAAATCCATCTATTTTAATTTTGGATGAAGCAACCAGCAGTGTTGATACACGATTAGAAAAAATGTTGCAGGATGCAATGCAGAAAGTTATGAAGGGCAGAACTAGCTTTGTGATTGCACATCGTCTTTCCACCATTCGTAATGCTGATTTAATATTGGTTATCCAAAATGGAGATATTGTGGAGCAAGGGACACATGAGTCCTTAATGGAACAAAAAGGATTTTATGAAAAACTATATAATAGTCAATTTCAGGAAGAGGAAGAATAA
- a CDS encoding patatin family protein — translation MSKKIGLICEGGGTKAAYTCGVLKCFLDEHIDFPYTAGISAGAEVLLPFVSKQKERLRITGVDAASDPHAIGVYPLLHERGVFGIRHVCNFIEEHAPLDYEAFMKNPTQLDIGVYNMDTNEVEYYAKEFFDNEEQLLMQASCSLFLLTRPVKFRGHTYMDAGLVDMIPIEQSIRQGMEKHVFISTKEENYVRKAAPGWQIQLAKLMYPGNKQIRENLKIRHINYQKQWGIVQSLEKEGKALVLRPSADYGVTRYTHDKDLLQRWFDLGYEDTKNRLPMIKEFMEK, via the coding sequence ATGAGTAAAAAGATTGGTTTGATTTGTGAAGGCGGAGGAACAAAAGCAGCATATACCTGCGGTGTTTTGAAGTGTTTTTTAGATGAGCATATCGATTTTCCATACACAGCTGGAATCAGTGCAGGCGCAGAAGTATTGTTGCCTTTTGTTTCCAAACAAAAAGAAAGATTAAGAATTACCGGAGTTGATGCCGCAAGTGATCCACATGCCATTGGTGTCTATCCTTTATTACACGAACGTGGTGTGTTTGGCATACGCCATGTATGTAACTTTATTGAAGAACATGCACCATTAGATTATGAAGCATTTATGAAAAACCCTACACAATTGGATATCGGTGTATACAATATGGATACCAATGAAGTAGAATATTATGCAAAAGAATTCTTCGATAATGAAGAGCAGCTGTTAATGCAGGCATCTTGTTCTTTATTTTTATTGACTAGACCTGTGAAATTCCGTGGACATACGTATATGGATGCAGGATTGGTTGACATGATACCAATTGAACAAAGTATTCGTCAGGGAATGGAAAAGCATGTTTTTATTTCTACTAAGGAAGAAAACTATGTGCGTAAAGCTGCACCAGGCTGGCAGATACAATTAGCAAAATTGATGTATCCAGGCAACAAGCAGATTCGTGAGAATTTGAAGATTCGCCATATCAATTATCAAAAGCAATGGGGCATTGTACAATCTTTGGAAAAAGAGGGAAAAGCGCTGGTTCTTCGTCCTAGTGCAGATTATGGTGTCACACGTTATACCCATGATAAAGATTTATTACAAAGATGGTTTGATTTAGGATATGAAGATACAAAAAATCGTTTACCAATGATTAAAGAATTTATGGAAAAGTAG
- a CDS encoding PTS lactose/cellobiose transporter subunit IIA, with protein sequence MEGLELTCFQIISSVGMARSLFIEAIQEAKAGNFEAAEQKINEGNENFTTGHHAHAQLIQQEASGEVTQMTLLLTHAEDQLMSAEAFKILAQEFIDLYKEIKK encoded by the coding sequence ATGGAAGGATTAGAATTAACTTGTTTTCAGATTATTTCGTCAGTAGGAATGGCTAGAAGCTTATTTATTGAAGCTATTCAGGAAGCAAAAGCAGGAAACTTTGAAGCAGCAGAACAGAAAATTAATGAAGGTAATGAAAATTTCACAACAGGACATCATGCACATGCTCAGTTGATTCAGCAGGAAGCTAGTGGTGAAGTTACTCAGATGACTTTATTATTAACACATGCAGAAGACCAGTTGATGAGCGCAGAAGCTTTCAAAATTTTAGCACAGGAATTTATCGATTTATATAAGGAAATTAAGAAATAG
- a CDS encoding BlaI/MecI/CopY family transcriptional regulator, whose amino-acid sequence MEKAILHDREYDFISIIWEVEPIASGELTKICEKRLGWKRTTTYTVLKKLCDKGILQNQNTIVTSCLKKQQVQRYESKRLIERMFDNSLPAFIASFMDHRKLTKEEAEQLKEMIAAYEDGDDHD is encoded by the coding sequence ATGGAGAAAGCAATTTTACATGACAGGGAATATGATTTTATCAGTATTATTTGGGAAGTAGAACCAATTGCTTCTGGGGAGTTAACCAAAATATGTGAAAAACGTTTAGGCTGGAAACGAACAACCACGTATACGGTATTAAAAAAACTATGTGATAAAGGAATATTACAGAATCAAAATACGATTGTGACTTCCTGTTTGAAGAAGCAACAGGTACAACGATATGAAAGCAAACGATTGATAGAACGTATGTTTGATAATTCTTTACCAGCTTTTATCGCATCTTTTATGGATCATCGTAAATTAACGAAAGAAGAAGCAGAGCAATTAAAAGAAATGATTGCTGCTTATGAAGATGGTGATGATCATGACTGA
- a CDS encoding GntR family transcriptional regulator has product MATPIYRKIKEMILQEIEDKPANSPIDSEREMAVRFDASRMTVRNAINELVEEGFLYRDKNKGTFVADRKFVKKTPVSALLQEDISEFNVLYFNVKKADEAGPEIAERLEISPDEMTLIVLRLNTLNTKPISVEEIFFIRSSISESELNNLRQLLDLNAYLKDGRIIQRFIPMLVPVQFANLLKIKMNTPIIRVETVITSKSGKPLVYIKAYNNPFEKIIEITE; this is encoded by the coding sequence ATGGCGACTCCAATCTATCGTAAGATCAAAGAAATGATTTTACAGGAAATTGAAGATAAACCTGCAAATTCGCCTATCGATTCTGAGCGTGAAATGGCGGTTAGATTTGATGCTAGCCGTATGACTGTGCGTAATGCAATAAATGAACTTGTAGAAGAAGGATTTTTGTACCGTGATAAAAATAAAGGAACATTTGTTGCGGATCGAAAATTTGTTAAGAAAACTCCTGTTTCAGCTTTGTTACAGGAAGATATCAGTGAATTTAACGTATTATATTTTAATGTAAAAAAGGCTGATGAAGCTGGTCCTGAAATAGCGGAACGACTTGAAATCAGTCCAGACGAAATGACACTAATTGTCTTGCGTTTGAATACCCTTAACACAAAACCTATTAGTGTGGAAGAGATATTTTTTATACGAAGCAGTATCAGCGAATCGGAATTGAATAATCTAAGACAATTATTAGATTTAAATGCGTATCTGAAAGATGGACGTATTATTCAGCGTTTTATTCCTATGCTGGTACCAGTACAATTCGCAAATCTTTTGAAGATAAAAATGAATACTCCTATTATTAGAGTGGAAACTGTAATAACCAGCAAGAGTGGAAAACCTCTTGTATACATAAAAGCATATAATAACCCTTTCGAAAAAATTATAGAAATTACAGAATAG
- a CDS encoding PTS sugar transporter subunit IIC: MEKFTAWMEKHFVPIAAKIGSQRHLVAIRDGFIGIMPVTMAGAIATLLNVFFRDLPNNYLPDLHIADTFSWLIGINGCVWWGTLAMLAIAFSFSFGYTLAKSYDTNPLAGGLVSTAAFITVLSQSASGIAYTLPGVTPDSLSVLQGLGLDVVADAANNAVVLNNVGGWGFLPYAWTNAQGLFTALIVGLISVMIYSKLMIKKVTIKLPEQVPPAVSKAFAAIIPGTAAIYAAGIIQQICTMTTGNGLPELIMEFLQAPFQNLSQGPLTIVIIVFAVQLFWFFGLHGPNVLSPILDGGYIPLLNKNTDIYNVGMDAGKSLSDLIPTMFTWTRGSFDAFIWMGGSGCTIALLIAIFIFSKRDDNRAVAKLSFPMGCFNINEPVIFGLPIVLNPIYFIPWLITPVILALIAYGATAAGLIPPVFITVPWVVPPVIYAILATGGNIMAGVIAAINLVVATLCWIPFVIVANRMDTTQE, from the coding sequence ATGGAAAAATTCACAGCATGGATGGAGAAACATTTTGTGCCAATCGCTGCCAAAATCGGTTCTCAAAGACACCTTGTAGCAATCCGTGATGGTTTCATCGGGATTATGCCAGTTACAATGGCAGGTGCTATCGCTACATTATTAAACGTATTCTTCCGTGACTTACCAAACAACTACTTACCAGATCTTCACATCGCTGATACTTTCAGCTGGTTGATCGGAATCAATGGATGTGTTTGGTGGGGAACTCTTGCAATGCTTGCAATTGCATTCTCATTCTCATTTGGTTACACATTAGCAAAATCATATGATACTAACCCTCTTGCAGGTGGTTTAGTTTCTACAGCTGCTTTCATTACTGTATTATCACAGAGTGCAAGCGGAATTGCTTATACATTGCCAGGCGTTACACCAGATTCATTATCAGTATTACAGGGACTAGGCTTAGACGTAGTTGCTGATGCTGCTAATAATGCTGTTGTATTAAATAATGTAGGTGGTTGGGGATTCCTGCCATATGCATGGACAAACGCTCAAGGTCTGTTTACAGCATTAATCGTTGGTTTAATCTCAGTTATGATCTATTCAAAACTGATGATCAAAAAAGTTACTATCAAATTGCCAGAACAAGTACCACCAGCTGTATCTAAAGCATTCGCAGCAATTATTCCAGGTACTGCAGCAATTTATGCAGCAGGTATTATTCAGCAGATTTGTACAATGACAACAGGAAACGGCCTTCCAGAATTAATCATGGAATTCTTACAGGCTCCATTCCAGAACTTATCTCAGGGACCATTGACAATCGTAATTATCGTATTTGCAGTTCAGTTATTCTGGTTCTTTGGTTTACATGGACCAAACGTATTGTCACCAATCTTAGATGGTGGTTATATCCCTCTATTGAACAAAAATACAGATATCTATAACGTAGGTATGGACGCTGGAAAATCATTAAGCGATCTTATCCCAACAATGTTCACATGGACTCGTGGATCATTCGATGCATTCATTTGGATGGGTGGTTCAGGATGTACAATCGCATTATTAATCGCAATCTTCATCTTCTCTAAACGTGATGATAACAGAGCAGTTGCTAAATTAAGTTTCCCAATGGGATGCTTCAACATCAACGAACCAGTTATCTTCGGTTTACCAATCGTATTAAATCCAATTTACTTCATTCCATGGTTGATTACACCAGTTATCCTGGCTCTAATCGCTTATGGTGCTACAGCTGCTGGATTAATTCCACCAGTATTCATTACAGTTCCTTGGGTAGTTCCACCAGTAATTTACGCTATCTTAGCTACAGGTGGTAACATCATGGCCGGTGTAATTGCTGCTATCAACTTAGTAGTTGCTACATTATGCTGGATCCCATTCGTTATCGTTGCAAACCGCATGGATACAACTCAGGAATAA
- a CDS encoding DUF3284 domain-containing protein, producing the protein MEVCEKLYVGASEFWEVLQTSLAYDITQATGKNVRPKQIKKGYTYTKTLKNKTGRKGSVKVTITEFEEPVKYEAKFESSQGVNYIAYEIEQLDADHIGVTYREGFDAATGTKAVNFKIMSFFYNRGAKKKATKLLRAIEKSILDQKKENEKIENKEEAIPEQEEKK; encoded by the coding sequence ATGGAAGTATGTGAAAAATTATATGTAGGTGCTAGTGAATTTTGGGAAGTATTACAAACTTCATTAGCTTATGATATTACACAGGCAACAGGTAAAAATGTAAGACCAAAACAGATTAAAAAAGGTTATACTTATACGAAAACCCTGAAAAACAAAACAGGAAGAAAAGGATCTGTTAAGGTAACCATAACAGAATTTGAGGAGCCTGTAAAATATGAGGCTAAATTTGAAAGTTCTCAAGGTGTAAATTATATCGCTTATGAAATCGAACAACTTGATGCTGATCACATTGGGGTAACATATCGTGAAGGATTTGATGCTGCTACCGGAACAAAAGCAGTAAACTTCAAGATTATGTCTTTCTTCTATAACCGTGGTGCTAAGAAGAAGGCAACAAAATTGTTGCGTGCCATTGAGAAAAGCATACTTGATCAAAAAAAAGAAAATGAAAAAATAGAAAATAAAGAGGAAGCTATTCCTGAGCAAGAAGAAAAGAAATAG
- the cls gene encoding cardiolipin synthase, whose product MRKVLSVLKNKIFIVTVLILIQLAVFLGIIFQLSEYFVWIYFILIALSFCMSVYIINKNENPTYKLAWVLLIMAFPVFGGLIYLLFGGQKVPKELRKRDMESAETVQEIIWQNQQIMDDLELEDPIAHKQANYIWKNACFPIHKHTETTFFPVGEDKFEAMIEELKKAEKFIFLEYFIIAPGLMWDTVLDILIEKVKQGVDVRVLYDDAGCITTLSQDYYKVLNRLGIKAKVFNPIRPMLAMQMNNRDHRKILVIDGKVGMTGGINLADEYINKKERFGHWKDCSVMLKGEAVWNLTLMFLQFWNYDEKIKDDVFNFKPSFQEFLEIENDGFVQPYSDSPTDDENVGEYTHINMINSATKYVYATTPYLVIDNEMKTTLMLAAKNGIDVRILTPHIPDKWYVFEVTRSNYRDLIEAGVKIYEYTPGFVHSKTFVVDDKMAIVGTVNMDYRSYYLHYECGVWFYKSKVVMDVKKDYMKTLEMSHEVTLEECRSVKLPIRIMRAFLNLFSPMM is encoded by the coding sequence ATGAGGAAAGTATTATCCGTTCTTAAAAACAAAATATTTATTGTGACAGTATTAATATTGATTCAGCTTGCCGTATTTTTAGGTATTATATTTCAACTGAGTGAATATTTCGTTTGGATTTATTTCATATTAATTGCGTTAAGCTTTTGTATGAGTGTATATATCATTAATAAGAATGAAAATCCTACATATAAGCTTGCCTGGGTATTGTTGATTATGGCATTTCCAGTCTTTGGGGGATTGATTTATTTATTATTTGGTGGTCAAAAAGTTCCAAAAGAATTACGTAAACGTGACATGGAATCAGCGGAAACGGTTCAGGAAATTATTTGGCAGAATCAACAAATCATGGATGATCTTGAATTAGAAGATCCAATTGCACATAAACAGGCAAATTATATTTGGAAAAATGCTTGTTTCCCTATTCATAAACATACAGAAACGACATTCTTTCCAGTAGGAGAAGATAAATTCGAGGCAATGATTGAAGAGTTGAAGAAAGCAGAGAAATTTATTTTCTTAGAATATTTTATCATTGCGCCAGGATTGATGTGGGATACGGTACTAGATATCTTGATTGAAAAGGTGAAACAAGGCGTAGATGTCAGAGTATTATATGATGATGCAGGTTGTATTACAACCTTATCCCAAGATTATTATAAAGTATTAAACCGGCTTGGCATCAAAGCAAAAGTATTTAATCCAATTCGCCCGATGCTTGCGATGCAAATGAACAATCGTGACCATAGAAAAATACTGGTTATCGATGGAAAAGTCGGTATGACAGGTGGAATAAATCTTGCTGATGAATACATCAATAAGAAAGAACGGTTTGGACATTGGAAGGATTGCAGTGTTATGCTGAAAGGTGAAGCTGTATGGAATCTGACATTAATGTTTTTACAATTCTGGAATTATGATGAAAAAATAAAAGATGATGTATTCAACTTTAAACCATCTTTCCAAGAATTTTTAGAAATTGAAAATGATGGCTTTGTACAGCCATATAGCGATTCACCAACAGATGATGAAAATGTTGGGGAGTACACACATATCAATATGATCAACAGTGCTACAAAATATGTATATGCGACAACACCGTATCTTGTCATTGATAATGAAATGAAAACAACATTAATGCTGGCAGCAAAAAATGGTATTGATGTTAGAATATTGACACCACATATTCCAGATAAGTGGTATGTATTTGAAGTCACAAGATCCAATTATCGTGATTTAATAGAAGCAGGTGTTAAAATTTATGAATATACTCCTGGCTTTGTACATAGTAAAACATTCGTTGTGGATGATAAAATGGCCATTGTTGGGACAGTGAATATGGACTATCGTTCTTATTATTTACATTATGAATGTGGTGTATGGTTCTATAAGAGTAAGGTTGTTATGGATGTAAAAAAAGATTATATGAAAACATTAGAGATGAGTCATGAAGTTACATTGGAAGAATGCCGATCTGTAAAACTTCCAATTCGTATTATGCGTGCCTTTTTGAATTTATTCTCTCCAATGATGTAA
- a CDS encoding DUF871 domain-containing protein, whose product MARLGISLYPEHSTLEKDKAYVTLAAKYGFKRIFTCLLSVEKEREEILREFRELIDHAHSYGMEVILDVAPFVFEKLGVSYDDLSFFKEMHADGIRLDEGFDSLKEALMSYNKENLKIEINASLGTKYLDNIMSHYPKLDNIITCHNFYPQRFSGISYEHFEKCSKDIKNLNVKVAAFVSSQAEGTYGPWPVNEGLCTLEIHRDLPIDVQARHLFATRLVDDVIIANAYATEDELKTLSTIDPGLLTFKIDYEAELHPTEEKILFEHPHFVRGDMSEYMARSTMPRVTFAKESVPPKNTRDLKRGDVVIVNDEYSRYKGELHIVLKDMPNDGRKNVIGHIPADEIMLLDYIKPWRSFGFMR is encoded by the coding sequence ATGGCTAGATTAGGGATATCACTATATCCAGAACATTCGACATTAGAAAAGGATAAGGCATATGTTACACTTGCAGCAAAATACGGATTCAAAAGAATTTTTACTTGTCTGTTAAGTGTTGAAAAAGAACGTGAAGAAATTTTACGCGAATTCCGTGAATTAATTGATCACGCTCATAGTTATGGAATGGAAGTCATCCTTGACGTAGCGCCATTTGTATTTGAAAAATTAGGCGTTTCTTATGATGATTTATCTTTTTTCAAAGAAATGCATGCGGATGGGATTCGTCTAGATGAAGGATTTGATTCATTAAAGGAAGCTTTAATGAGCTATAACAAAGAAAATTTGAAAATCGAAATTAACGCAAGTTTAGGTACGAAATACTTAGACAATATTATGAGTCACTATCCAAAGCTGGATAACATTATTACTTGCCATAACTTCTATCCACAGAGATTTAGTGGAATCAGTTATGAACATTTTGAAAAATGCAGTAAGGATATTAAAAATTTGAATGTAAAAGTTGCAGCATTCGTTAGTTCTCAGGCAGAAGGAACTTATGGTCCTTGGCCTGTAAATGAAGGATTATGTACTTTGGAAATACACAGGGACTTGCCAATTGATGTGCAGGCTAGACATTTATTTGCCACAAGACTGGTAGATGATGTTATAATAGCAAATGCATATGCAACTGAAGATGAGTTGAAAACACTTTCAACAATTGATCCAGGTCTATTAACTTTCAAAATCGACTATGAAGCAGAACTTCATCCAACAGAGGAAAAGATTCTGTTTGAGCATCCACACTTTGTACGTGGTGACATGAGTGAATATATGGCACGAAGCACAATGCCTCGTGTAACATTCGCAAAAGAAAGTGTTCCACCAAAAAATACAAGAGATTTAAAACGTGGAGATGTTGTCATTGTAAATGATGAATATTCTCGTTATAAAGGTGAACTTCATATTGTTTTGAAAGATATGCCTAATGATGGTAGAAAGAATGTCATTGGACATATTCCAGCTGATGAAATTATGTTATTAGATTACATTAAGCCTTGGAGGTCATTCGGTTTCATGCGTTAA